The following DNA comes from Corynebacterium urogenitale.
TCTAAGGACATGTAATCCCCGGAGGGGCAACCCGATAAAAGTCACCACAGCGATACCCGTGCCGCGAAGGAGAAACGCCATCATGATCACCCTCTACACCAAGCCAGCTTGCGTTCAGTGCACCGCTACCAAGCGTGCCCTTGACAAGGCCGGTCTGGAGTACACCATGGTGGACATTTCCCTCGATGACGAAGCTCGCGACTACGTGATGGCAATGGGTCACCTGCAGGCTCCCGTTGTGATCGCTGGTGAGGAGAACTGGTCCGGCTTCCGCCCAGACCGCATCCGTGCTCTGGCAGCTGCTGCGGCCTAAGTAATTGGTCTAAGCGGCCACCAGCCTAAATGGCCACTGCTTTAACCACGGGCCCAAGCACTCACAGACCTAACCACGGGCCCAAGCAATCACAGGCCTAACCACCGGCCGAAGTAACAACAGGCCTAACCATCGCTCCGCTTCGGTGGAGCACCACGGGACCAACCGCCAGCCCTATCCACCCAATTCCCTAGCGATATGGCTGGCATTTTTCATGCGCGATGCGCGCTGAGGACGAACCATGGCTTTGCGTAACCTCTTCGCGGATACAACCCCGCTGAAGTTTGTCGATTACCGCCGCCTCTGGACGGCGAACATCGTCACGGTCATTGGTGCCCAGCTGAACATCCTCGCCGTTCCCGCACAGATTTACGCCATCACGGGCAGCTCTTCTTACGTGGGTCTCTCCGGCCTTTTCGGCCTCATCCCGCTGATCGTTTTCGGTTTGTATGGCGGTTCCCTCGCGGATGTCATGAACCGCCGCACGCTGTTGCATATCACGACGACGGGCATGATCGTCACGGCTGCGGGCTTTTGGCTGCAGGCGGCCCTCGGCGTGGACAATGTCTGGCTGATTCTTTCCCTTTTTGCTGTTCAGCAGGCTTTCTTCGCGGTGAATCAGCCGACTCGCACGGCGATCATTCCTAAGCTCGTCGGTCGTGAGAACATCGCCGCTGCCACCAGCTTGAACATGACGGTGATGCAGACTGGTGCGATTGTTGGCCCTTTGGTTGGCGGCGCCCTCATCCCGGTCCTCGGCTTTTCGTGGTTGTACTTCCTGGATTTCCTCGCTTTGTTCGCCACGCTCTGGGCGGTGCACCGGCTCCCTTCATTACCTCCCGAGCGTTCCTCTTCGTCCGACGACGCCACCAGCCCGCAAAAACCCGGTTTTCGCTCCGTGTTGGAGGGGTTTGCGTTCCTCATGACGCAACCCATCATCCTGATGACGTTCGTGGTGGACCTCGTGGCCATGACTTTCGGTTCCCCGCGTGCACTGATCCCGCAGATCTCGCATGTGGATTTCGGCGAGTCCACTGAGGGCGGGATGATGTATGCGCTGCTGTTCGCGGCTTTGCCAGTGGGTGCCGTGTTGGGTGGCGTGTTCAGTGGCATGGTCACCTCGATCATGCGCCGTGGGCTTGGGGTGACTGTCTCGGTTCTCGTCTGGGGAGCGTCCATTGTCGTCATGGGCTTGGCAATCACGTGGTCTGATGGCGCGGTGGGTATTTGGGCGTGGGTGGCGCTTTTTGCTTTCGCTGCTGGTGGTGCCGCGGATATGTTCTCGGCTGTCCTGCGATCCACGATGCTGCAGGAGGCGGCGGACGATAACCTGCGTGGCCGACTGCAGGGAGTGTTCATCGTCGTGGTCGTGGGTGGGCCACGGCTGGCGGATATTCTCCACGGCTGGGGTGGTCAGCATTTCGGGGCTGGCCCCACCACGGCTGTTGGTGGCGTCTTGGTCATCATCGGCACACTCATCGCGGTAGCGCTCGTGCCACGCTTCCTCACTTGGACGCCACAGGATGGGCAGCGACCCGCTCACCGGGCGCGGACGGAGGATGGGTGCGAACAACCTCCGGTGCCTTCGCATGCGGCGGAAAATCATGCAGCGGGAAGTAACAGAAATCAACGACAAGCACCTCCGACTCGGGGAGGGGAGTAGCACCATGCTCATTACGTACTTTTCATCCACCTCTGAAAACACGCACCGCTTCGTGAAGAAGCTAGAACTACCGGCTGCGCGCATTCCTTTGCGTCGTTCGGAAGAGGAGTTGGTCGTGACGGAGCCGCACGTGCTCATCGTCCCTACCTACGGCGGCGGGGCGGGGATGACCGGTGATTTCAGCCGGCCTGTTCCCAAGCAGGTCATCCGCTTCCTCAATAACGAGCAGAATCGCGGGCTGTTGCGGGGAGTGATCGCCTCCGGAAACTTGAACTTTGGCAATGACTTCTGCAAGGCAGGGGACATCATTGCCACCAAGTGCAAGGTGCCCTATCTCTACCGCTTTGAGCTGATGGGTACTGACCATGACGTTCGGCGGGTGAAGGAGGGGTTAGCCGACTTTGAAAGGGAGTTAAGGAACATGGGACGATGGGAAGCCGTAGCATGAGAGACAAGTTCCGCTCGCTTCCGCAGAACCGATAGCATCGACGGAACCGATAGCATCGACGCTTTATAGATTCACAAAAAAACACCAAGCACTAAATACCGAGCACAATTCACAGCAGGAGACTGAAGAGACATGACCGCTTCCGAGCTTGGGAAGACCGTCGCTGAGCCCGTAAGCCAGGCAGAACAGTTGGACTACCACGCCCTCAACGCGATGCTGAACCTGTACGACGAGCAGGGGCAGATTCAGTTCGAAAAGGACCGTGAGGCCGCCAACCAGTTCTTCCTCCAGCACGTCAACCAGAACACGGTGTACTTCCACGATCTGGAAGAGAAGATCAACTACCTGGTGGAGAACAAGTACTACGACCCAGCCACGCTGGAAAAGTACGATTTCGCCTTCATCAAGTCCCTGTTCAAGCGCGCCTATGCGAAGAAGTTCCGCTTCCAGAGCTTCTTGGGTGCGTACAAGTACTACACCTCTTACACGTTGAAGACCTTCGATGGGCGCCGCTACTTGGAGCGTTTCGAGGACCGCGTGGCCATGGTGTCCCTGGGCCTGGCTGACGGTGACACTACGCTGGCGGAGGCGCTGGTCGATGAGATTATGGATGGTCGCTTCCAGCCAGCCACCCCAACCTTCCTCAACATTGGTAAGGCCCAGCGTGGCGAGCCTGTGTCCTGCTTCTTGCTGCGTATCGAGGACAACATGGAGTCCATCGGTCGCTCCATCAATTCCGCACTGCAACTGTCCAAGCGCGGCGGCGGCGTGGCACTTCTGTTGAGCAACCTGCGCGAGCACGGTGCGCCGATTAAGCACATCGAAAACCAATCTTCCGGTGTGATCCCCGTCATGAAGTTGCTGGAGGATGCGTTTAGCTACGCCAATCAGTTGGGTGCCCGCCAGGGCGCCGGCGCGGTGTACCTCCACGCCCACCACCCAGACATTCTGCGATTCCTCGATACCAAGCGTGAGAACGCCGATGAGAAGATCCGCATTAAGACGCTGTCCCTGGGCGTCGTGATTCCGGACATCACGTTCGAGCTCGCCAAACGCAACGATGACATGTACCTGTTCTCCCCGTACGACGTGGAGCGCATCTACGGCAAGCCATTCGCGGACGTCTCCGTCACGGAGCACTACGAGGAAATGGTCGAGGACCCGCGCATCCGTAAGAAGAAGATCAACGCGCGTCAGTTCTTCCAGACCCTGGCGGAGATTCAGTTCGAGTCCGGCTACCCGTACATCATGTTCGAGGACACCGTGAACCGTGCGAACCCCATCGAAGGGCGCATCACCCACTCCAACCTGTGCTCCGAGATTCTGCAGGTCTCCACCCCGTCCGTGTTCAACGATGACTTGACCTACGAGACCATCGGCGACGATATTTCCTGCAACCTCGGCTCGATGAACATCGCTGCGGCAATGGATTCCGAGGATTTCTCCCGCACCATCGATACTGCTATCCGTGGCCTCACGGCGGTGGCGGATCAGACGTCGATCGACTCTGTGCCATCCGTGCGCCAAGGCAATGACAACTCACACGCCATTGGTTTGGGTCAGATGAACCTGCATGGATACCTGGGCCGCGAGCACATCCACTACGGTTCCGAGGAAGCCCTCGATTTCACCAATACGTACTTCGCGTGCGTGATGTACGAGGCAATCAAGGCTTCTAACGCTATTGCCAAGGAGCGCGGCGAGAAGTTCCAGAACTTCGAGAACTCCGAGTACGCAACGGGCGCGTTCTTCGACCGTTACGATGTGGCGGATTTCGCTCCAACGACGGAGCGCGTGAAGGAAATCTTCAGCAACTCCTCGGTCCACATTCCGACACAAGAGGAATGGGATTCCCTGCGCTCTTCCGTTCAGCAGCACGGCCTGTACAACCGAAACCTGCAGGCAGTGCCGCCAACGGGGTCGATTTCCTACATCAATAACTCGACCTCGTCGATTCACCCGATCGCCTCCAAGATTGAGATCCGTAAGGAAGGCAAGATCGGTCGTGTGTATTACCCGGCACCGCACATGACCAACGAGAACCTGGAGTACTACCAGGACGCGTACGAGATCGGTTACGAGAAGATCATCGATACCTACGCTGTGGCTACGAAGTACGTGGACCAGGGTCTGTCTCTGACCCTGTTCTTCAAGGACACCGCCACCACGCGTGATATCAACCGTGCGCAGATTTACGCATGGCGCAAGGGTATTAAGACGATTTACTACATCCGTCTGCGTCAGACGGCGCTCACGGGCACCGAGGTTGAGGGCTGCGTGTCCTGCATGCTCTAGTCCCCGTGCCGGTCTACTGAGTGCGTGAAGGCCCTGCCTTCCTCCTTTCTCTGGGGGAGGGGCAGGGTCTTCTTTTTATGTTCGACGCCAGCAGGTCCCTGGTTGGAATCATACCCCGACTGCCGGCAAGTTGGTCGCTTGGCTCCGCGTGGGTACTCGTGGCCGGAGCGGCGCCCACCTAGTCCTATTCGTTGCCGGAGCTGCGGCCGCCCAGTTCCTGGTCAATACGTAGGAGGCCGGAGCCGTCGGAGCCGACGATCTTGAGGCGGTCGATGATTTCACCCACGGTGGATTCCTCCTCAATTTGCTCGTCGAGGAACCAGTTGAGGAGTGAGCGCGAATCGATGTCGCCCACCTTGTCTGCGGTGCGCGTGAGGTTACGGATCAGCTCGGAAACCTTTTCTTCGTGGCGCAGGGAGGCCTCGAAGGCTTCGAGTGGGTGGCTGATCTTGATGGTAGGAACCTTGATCTCGCCCAACTGGACTCGCTCGCCGCGGTCGAGAAGATGCTGGGCGAACTTCTGGGCGTGTACGCGCTCTTCTGCTGCCTGCGCGAACATCCAGTCGCGCATGCCGGAGAAAGAGAGTCGGTCTAGCTCGTAGGCAAGCTGGGTGTAGACCAGTGCAGCTTCCTGCTCAGCGATGACCTGTGCGTTCAATTGCTTGGCGAATTTCTTATCGATAGGCATGCCAGGAGTATAAGTGTGATGTGCGCAACTTTTCTAGCACGGTTAGCCTGCCCACAGTGAGATCAGCCTCCCCTTAACCGTGGCTTCGCGGGTGGGATTGTCTGGGGTCGCGAGGGGGAGACATCAGTGTTCGTGGGTGGGGGTGCTGTGGAGGAAAGCCCATTCCGTGAATAGCGCGCAGACGATTACGGGTACGATTGGTCGGAGTGCTGCGTGGCCTGGGTGTCACACAGGCCGCAGACGAGACCCACAAGCAGGAATTATCGTCGGATGCGCCACGTTAACGTGCCCCCGACGACGCCACAGAGGAGAAGTTTCAGGATGAGCGCCAACGCTCCACAGTCGCCAGCTCACCACCAGCCAGGCACACCAGTGCAAGCCATCAACTGGAATAGCATCCCAGACGACAAGGACTTGGAAGTCTGGGACCGCCTCACCGCGAACTTCTGGCTGCCTGAAAAGGTGCCACTATCGAACGACGTTCAGAGCTGGCACACCCTCAACGATGTTGAGCGCCAAACCACCATGCGTGTGTTCACTGGTCTGACAATGCTGGACACCATCCAGGGCACCGTGGGTGCAGTGAAGCTCATTGAGGATGCGGCAACGCCACACGAGGAAGCGGTCTTCACGAATATCGCTTTCATGGAATCCGTGCACGCGAAGTCCTACTCATCGATCTTCATGACGTTGGCGTCCACTCCGGAGATTAACGACGCCTTCCGGTGGTCGGAGGAGAACGAGAAGCTGCAGACGAAGGCGGACCTCATTCTCGGTTTCTACGAGGGTGACGATCCAATGAAGAAGAAGATCGCTTCCGTGTTGCTGGAAAGCTTCCTCTTCTACTCTGGTTTCTACCTCCCGATGTACTGGTCCTCCCATGCAAAGCTGACCAATACTGCGGATATCATCCGCCTCATCATCCGCGATGAGTCTGTCCATGGCTACTACATCGGGTACAAGTATCAGCGAGCACTCGAGAAGGAGACCCCAGAGCGTCAGGCAGAGTTGAAGGACCATACCTTCGATCTGTTGCTGGAGCTTTATGACAACGAGGCGCAGTACACGGAAGACCTGTATGACGAGCTCGGCTGGACGGAAGATGTGAAGCGTTTCCTGCGCTACAACGCGAATAAGGCGCTGAACAACCTGGGCTACGAAGGTCTGTTCCCGGCTGATGAAACCCGCGTGTCCCCGGCGATCCTGTCCGCGCTGAACCCAGGTGGTGACGAGAATCACGATTTCTTCTCTGGCTCGGGATCGTCCTATGTCATCGGTAAGGCGGAGAACACCACCGACGAGGACTGGGAGTTCTAGTTCACTAGCCCGTGCCGCACGTCGAGCTGGCACGGGCCGCTCGTAATCTGCAGAAATATACCCCTACCGGATATACCGGCAGGGGTATATTATTGAACTGAGGTTCGCTGAACCTGTGAATCTTTCGGGAAAGTTTCGAGGAAACTGGGAACTCCATGTCACCCCCGAAAAGTGCAATAGAGTTCGAGGCTTCACAACCCGACTATTGAAATGGGGCGCGAACCACTAGCATGGAGTCATTCATGCCCGCAGTGGGTACCTATTGACTATAGGTATTCGCTGGGACTTGGAGAGATCATTCTTTGGATGACCTGAAAGACGAACAGGTCATCGCGTAGTCAGGAGGATTCCAATGACCGCAGTTGCGCCGCGGGAGGAGCACTCGCTCGCCCCAAGCCGGCCTGCGCCGCTCAATGAGCAGAATCGTCGTGGCAGCAAGGCATGGCTGATGCTGACCACGACTGACCACAAGCAGCTGGGCATCATGTACATGATGATGTCCTTCAGCTTCTTCATGGTCGGTGGCCTCATGGCTCTGCTCATGCGCCTGGAGCTTTTCAAGCCAGGCCTGCAGTTCCTGTCCAACGAGCAATTCAACCAGCTGTTCACCATGCACGGCACCATCATGCTGCTGCTGTACGGCTCCCCGATGGTGTTCGGCTTCGCTAACTACGTCATGCCGCTGCAGATTGGCGCTCCAGATGTGGCCTTCCCACGTCTGAACGCACTCGGCTTCTGGCTGACCACCGCAGGCGGTGTCATCATGCTGACCGGCTTCCTCACCCCAGGTGGCGCAGCTGACTTCGGCTGGACCATGTACCAGCCACTGGCAGACCCAGTGCACTCCCCCGGCGTCGGATCTGACCTGTGGATCCTGGGCGTCGGTGTTGGTGGCGTGGGTACCATCGCCTCCGCTGTGAACATGATCACCACCATCCTCTGCCTCCGTGCACCAGGTATGACCATGTTCCGTATGCCGATCTTCACCTGGAACATCATGGTGACCTCCGTGCTGGTCCTGCTGATCTTCCCACTGCTGACCGCAGCAGCTCTGGGCGTGCTCTATGACCGCAAGCTCGGCGGCCTGATCTACGACACCGGCAACGGCGGCGCCATCCTGTGGCAGCACCTGTTCTGGTTCTTCGGCCACCCAGAGGTTTACGTCCTCGCGCTTCCATTCTTCGGCATCGTCTCCGAGGTCTTCCCAGTGTTCTCCCGCAAGCCAATGTTCGGCTACGTGGGTCTGGTCTTCGCAACATTGTCCATCTGTGCACTGTCCTTGGCAGTGTGGGCACACCACATGTTCGTGACCGGCGCCGTCATGCTTCCGTTCTTCGCGTTCATGACCTACCTGATCGCCGTGCCAACCGGCCTGAAGTTCTTCAA
Coding sequences within:
- the nrdH gene encoding glutaredoxin-like protein NrdH, producing the protein MITLYTKPACVQCTATKRALDKAGLEYTMVDISLDDEARDYVMAMGHLQAPVVIAGEENWSGFRPDRIRALAAAAA
- a CDS encoding MFS transporter, coding for MRNLFADTTPLKFVDYRRLWTANIVTVIGAQLNILAVPAQIYAITGSSSYVGLSGLFGLIPLIVFGLYGGSLADVMNRRTLLHITTTGMIVTAAGFWLQAALGVDNVWLILSLFAVQQAFFAVNQPTRTAIIPKLVGRENIAAATSLNMTVMQTGAIVGPLVGGALIPVLGFSWLYFLDFLALFATLWAVHRLPSLPPERSSSSDDATSPQKPGFRSVLEGFAFLMTQPIILMTFVVDLVAMTFGSPRALIPQISHVDFGESTEGGMMYALLFAALPVGAVLGGVFSGMVTSIMRRGLGVTVSVLVWGASIVVMGLAITWSDGAVGIWAWVALFAFAAGGAADMFSAVLRSTMLQEAADDNLRGRLQGVFIVVVVGGPRLADILHGWGGQHFGAGPTTAVGGVLVIIGTLIAVALVPRFLTWTPQDGQRPAHRARTEDGCEQPPVPSHAAENHAAGSNRNQRQAPPTRGGE
- the nrdI gene encoding class Ib ribonucleoside-diphosphate reductase assembly flavoprotein NrdI, producing the protein MLITYFSSTSENTHRFVKKLELPAARIPLRRSEEELVVTEPHVLIVPTYGGGAGMTGDFSRPVPKQVIRFLNNEQNRGLLRGVIASGNLNFGNDFCKAGDIIATKCKVPYLYRFELMGTDHDVRRVKEGLADFERELRNMGRWEAVA
- the nrdE gene encoding class 1b ribonucleoside-diphosphate reductase subunit alpha, which encodes MTASELGKTVAEPVSQAEQLDYHALNAMLNLYDEQGQIQFEKDREAANQFFLQHVNQNTVYFHDLEEKINYLVENKYYDPATLEKYDFAFIKSLFKRAYAKKFRFQSFLGAYKYYTSYTLKTFDGRRYLERFEDRVAMVSLGLADGDTTLAEALVDEIMDGRFQPATPTFLNIGKAQRGEPVSCFLLRIEDNMESIGRSINSALQLSKRGGGVALLLSNLREHGAPIKHIENQSSGVIPVMKLLEDAFSYANQLGARQGAGAVYLHAHHPDILRFLDTKRENADEKIRIKTLSLGVVIPDITFELAKRNDDMYLFSPYDVERIYGKPFADVSVTEHYEEMVEDPRIRKKKINARQFFQTLAEIQFESGYPYIMFEDTVNRANPIEGRITHSNLCSEILQVSTPSVFNDDLTYETIGDDISCNLGSMNIAAAMDSEDFSRTIDTAIRGLTAVADQTSIDSVPSVRQGNDNSHAIGLGQMNLHGYLGREHIHYGSEEALDFTNTYFACVMYEAIKASNAIAKERGEKFQNFENSEYATGAFFDRYDVADFAPTTERVKEIFSNSSVHIPTQEEWDSLRSSVQQHGLYNRNLQAVPPTGSISYINNSTSSIHPIASKIEIRKEGKIGRVYYPAPHMTNENLEYYQDAYEIGYEKIIDTYAVATKYVDQGLSLTLFFKDTATTRDINRAQIYAWRKGIKTIYYIRLRQTALTGTEVEGCVSCML
- a CDS encoding ferritin; translation: MPIDKKFAKQLNAQVIAEQEAALVYTQLAYELDRLSFSGMRDWMFAQAAEERVHAQKFAQHLLDRGERVQLGEIKVPTIKISHPLEAFEASLRHEEKVSELIRNLTRTADKVGDIDSRSLLNWFLDEQIEEESTVGEIIDRLKIVGSDGSGLLRIDQELGGRSSGNE
- the nrdF gene encoding class 1b ribonucleoside-diphosphate reductase subunit beta, producing MSANAPQSPAHHQPGTPVQAINWNSIPDDKDLEVWDRLTANFWLPEKVPLSNDVQSWHTLNDVERQTTMRVFTGLTMLDTIQGTVGAVKLIEDAATPHEEAVFTNIAFMESVHAKSYSSIFMTLASTPEINDAFRWSEENEKLQTKADLILGFYEGDDPMKKKIASVLLESFLFYSGFYLPMYWSSHAKLTNTADIIRLIIRDESVHGYYIGYKYQRALEKETPERQAELKDHTFDLLLELYDNEAQYTEDLYDELGWTEDVKRFLRYNANKALNNLGYEGLFPADETRVSPAILSALNPGGDENHDFFSGSGSSYVIGKAENTTDEDWEF
- the ctaD gene encoding aa3-type cytochrome oxidase subunit I codes for the protein MTAVAPREEHSLAPSRPAPLNEQNRRGSKAWLMLTTTDHKQLGIMYMMMSFSFFMVGGLMALLMRLELFKPGLQFLSNEQFNQLFTMHGTIMLLLYGSPMVFGFANYVMPLQIGAPDVAFPRLNALGFWLTTAGGVIMLTGFLTPGGAADFGWTMYQPLADPVHSPGVGSDLWILGVGVGGVGTIASAVNMITTILCLRAPGMTMFRMPIFTWNIMVTSVLVLLIFPLLTAAALGVLYDRKLGGLIYDTGNGGAILWQHLFWFFGHPEVYVLALPFFGIVSEVFPVFSRKPMFGYVGLVFATLSICALSLAVWAHHMFVTGAVMLPFFAFMTYLIAVPTGLKFFNWLGTMWKGRITFETPMIFALGFFATFLFGGLTGVMLASPALDFHVSDTYFVVAHFHYTLFGTVTFASFAGIYFWYPKMTGRMLDEKLGKIHFWLTMIGFHTTFLIQHWVGNVGMPRRYADYLETDGFTIYNQVSTIGTLILAISVLPFLWNIFKSYRYGEVVTVDDPWGYGNSLEWATSCPPPRHNFTSMPRIRSERPAFELHYPHMVKRMRDEAHVGRHF